In Brevibacillus brevis NBRC 100599, a single genomic region encodes these proteins:
- a CDS encoding SDR family NAD(P)-dependent oxidoreductase, with protein sequence MKNFIVFGASKGLGEAFVKELPDTGDNVWMVSRSRPESLKLNDGVHRYWIEADLSLSDVSNRIAKTINGVTIDVLIYNVGIWESKGFRDGYDFEKDDPDEIAKIIHVNLTSAITCIQKLLPNLKKSDNAKIILIGSTAGLENNEFTQVSFVASKFGLRGICNSLREHVKKYGIGVTCINPGEIATQIPYEDGIEKVLSAYNGTQIPLQDIVSLVKCVMNLSKASCVKEINIPAMLDTNA encoded by the coding sequence ATGAAAAACTTTATTGTCTTCGGAGCGAGTAAAGGATTAGGTGAGGCATTCGTCAAAGAATTGCCTGATACGGGTGATAACGTATGGATGGTTTCCAGAAGTCGTCCAGAGAGTTTGAAGCTTAACGATGGTGTCCATAGATATTGGATAGAAGCTGACCTATCGTTATCCGATGTAAGCAATAGGATTGCGAAGACAATAAATGGCGTTACTATAGACGTATTAATATATAATGTTGGGATCTGGGAGAGCAAAGGATTTAGGGATGGATATGATTTTGAGAAAGATGATCCGGACGAAATTGCTAAAATTATTCATGTAAATCTAACATCCGCAATTACTTGCATCCAAAAGCTGTTACCGAATCTAAAAAAATCAGATAACGCAAAAATCATCTTAATCGGATCTACGGCAGGTCTTGAAAATAATGAATTTACACAAGTTTCATTTGTAGCTTCAAAATTCGGATTGCGTGGTATTTGCAATTCTTTACGGGAACATGTAAAGAAGTATGGAATAGGTGTAACATGTATAAATCCAGGTGAAATTGCTACCCAAATTCCCTATGAAGACGGAATAGAGAAAGTATTATCGGCTTATAATGGCACACAGATTCCCCTTCAAGATATCGTTTCGTTGGTTAAATGCGTCATGAACCTTTCCAAGGCGTCTTGTGTGAAAGAAATAAATATACCAGCGATGCTTGATACAAATGCATGA
- a CDS encoding response regulator transcription factor — translation MRVLLAEDQLLLGKIIAHMLKEKGGHDVKWVTNGQEAYNLIIDSYYDVLVLDWMMPQKDGVTLCKELREQGYSGAILMLTAKDTLEERIEGLDAGADDYLVKPFESDELLARLRALSRRNFAPIQEDIIEVNGIRMNRSKQSITRDGEEIQLTGKEFALLDLLVRNQGTVLTRDLILDRIWGGEMEVASNSVDVYITLLRKKIDAPSQKPLIRSIRGVGYVIEKS, via the coding sequence ATGAGAGTTTTACTTGCGGAAGATCAGCTTCTTCTTGGCAAAATCATCGCCCATATGCTGAAGGAAAAGGGCGGACATGACGTCAAGTGGGTAACGAATGGCCAAGAAGCCTATAACCTGATCATCGACTCCTATTACGATGTGCTTGTCTTGGATTGGATGATGCCGCAAAAAGACGGAGTCACCTTATGTAAAGAATTGCGCGAACAAGGGTATTCAGGTGCGATTCTAATGCTAACCGCAAAGGATACGCTGGAGGAACGAATCGAAGGACTCGATGCGGGGGCCGACGATTATTTAGTCAAGCCGTTTGAGTCGGATGAGTTGCTTGCCCGTTTGCGTGCGCTGTCACGCCGGAATTTTGCCCCGATCCAGGAGGACATCATCGAGGTGAACGGAATCAGGATGAATCGGTCCAAGCAATCCATCACACGCGATGGCGAGGAAATCCAATTGACAGGAAAGGAATTTGCCTTACTCGATCTATTGGTGCGCAATCAGGGAACGGTGCTGACCCGTGACTTGATCCTCGATCGTATTTGGGGGGGCGAAATGGAAGTTGCAAGTAATTCGGTTGATGTCTACATTACGTTGCTGCGAAAAAAAATCGATGCACCCAGTCAAAAACCGCTGATCCGAAGTATCAGGGGGGTAGGGTACGTCATTGAAAAATCATAA
- a CDS encoding HlyD family secretion protein yields the protein MKKNIATIVILIVIAALGGFGLLLGGKDAVSLAMQQKGSIITAEQINVSFQQVGGKVTNVGVQEEMEVKRGDVMLQLDPTDVNLQIAKVTSDIQSTDIRIKQMQDSIRIGEQKIETQESQASLGIRSAQTAESKILEGTRKEELEKQRLAVDTASESLKNAQTNYDRIHSLYESGAVPKASLDTAYLQVTSAKNSLKQQDETYRQMSRGAQQQDKDLARQATEKAMLGLEVVAQSKAELQNSAMGIDLLIKSREALQIQLESLRVQKDRLTLRAPHDGKIVKVIPKTGENVSAGVPVILLETNQIYYDFYVDETQAAKFKVGQSVAGHLVSTDQDITGMIKFITAAPQFASLRMSREKGQSDLNTFQIRVYPERTKNILPGMTIEVNIK from the coding sequence ATGAAAAAAAATATAGCAACCATCGTTATTTTAATAGTGATAGCAGCTTTAGGTGGATTTGGGCTTCTACTAGGCGGAAAAGATGCTGTTTCACTCGCCATGCAGCAAAAAGGCAGTATTATAACCGCTGAACAAATTAATGTTTCGTTCCAACAGGTGGGTGGAAAGGTAACAAATGTTGGTGTACAGGAAGAGATGGAAGTAAAAAGAGGGGACGTAATGCTTCAGTTAGATCCCACTGACGTCAACCTGCAAATTGCCAAAGTAACATCAGACATTCAATCGACAGATATCAGGATCAAACAGATGCAGGATTCCATTCGAATTGGTGAACAGAAGATAGAAACCCAAGAGAGTCAAGCGTCTCTTGGGATTCGGAGTGCTCAAACGGCTGAAAGCAAAATTTTAGAAGGAACCAGAAAGGAAGAACTGGAAAAGCAGCGCCTGGCTGTTGATACGGCAAGTGAATCCTTGAAAAACGCTCAGACCAATTATGATCGGATTCACTCATTATATGAAAGCGGTGCGGTTCCAAAAGCATCCTTGGATACGGCTTACCTTCAAGTAACCAGTGCGAAAAATTCATTGAAGCAACAGGATGAAACATATCGCCAAATGAGTAGAGGTGCACAACAACAAGATAAAGATCTGGCACGCCAGGCGACGGAAAAAGCAATGCTGGGTTTGGAAGTGGTCGCACAGTCTAAAGCGGAATTACAAAACAGCGCAATGGGAATCGACTTGTTAATCAAATCAAGAGAAGCCTTGCAAATTCAACTGGAGTCGCTTCGCGTTCAAAAAGATCGTCTGACTCTTCGTGCGCCTCATGATGGAAAGATTGTCAAAGTAATCCCCAAAACGGGTGAGAACGTTTCCGCTGGTGTTCCAGTTATCTTGTTAGAGACGAACCAGATATACTACGACTTTTATGTGGATGAGACCCAGGCTGCGAAGTTCAAGGTTGGTCAATCCGTTGCTGGTCACTTGGTATCGACTGATCAGGATATAACCGGGATGATTAAATTTATTACGGCCGCGCCCCAGTTTGCGAGTCTCCGAATGAGCAGAGAAAAAGGTCAATCCGATCTGAATACCTTTCAGATCCGCGTATATCCTGAACGTACAAAAAACATTCTCCCGGGAATGACCATTGAGGTGAATATAAAGTGA
- a CDS encoding sensor histidine kinase yields MTIINSGMLMVFLLLFIIGTFSLLFSIFYNEQKLELKTLTQQEVEESQTVAPGETKPDNANSANQGMYFNYFLKENGELLVVDEFAPDMREAIIGYAKRWKPNIVEIKYKTIVNQTKSELHLLIAAQNVYHDGQLIGTVYYGKDVSYLWSMFQGLLVVLLGMSVLFLGVAIVTGQFLTRRAMKPILRSYELQNDFLADASHELRTPISILNSGLELIGMEDGDKLSAFSHELLRDLQKEAKSAAKMVGDLLLLARTDSGVQEISMETFDFSVMAGQVIRSIQGFAESQQVRLNLHGQDSIMLHADQERIKQLLYILLDNAVKYTPEQGEITLTVKTTMVDYKPKLCIMVKDTGIGIESADLSQIFHRFYRADKNRSRQSGGTGLGLAIAKWIIDAHRGTIHVESVPGVGSTFTVILPIK; encoded by the coding sequence TTGACTATCATCAATAGCGGGATGTTGATGGTCTTCCTTTTGCTGTTTATAATCGGTACGTTTAGTTTGCTCTTTTCTATATTTTATAACGAACAAAAACTGGAACTAAAAACGCTTACTCAGCAAGAAGTAGAGGAATCCCAAACGGTTGCACCGGGTGAGACGAAACCTGATAATGCTAATTCAGCCAATCAAGGAATGTATTTCAATTATTTCTTGAAAGAAAACGGAGAACTGCTGGTGGTGGACGAATTTGCGCCTGACATGCGGGAAGCAATCATCGGATATGCAAAAAGGTGGAAACCGAATATCGTTGAAATCAAATACAAGACAATCGTAAACCAGACGAAGTCCGAGTTGCACCTTTTGATAGCTGCTCAAAATGTTTATCATGATGGCCAATTGATAGGCACAGTTTACTATGGAAAAGACGTTTCGTATTTGTGGAGCATGTTCCAAGGGCTTTTGGTCGTGTTGCTTGGGATGTCCGTGCTCTTTTTAGGGGTGGCTATCGTCACTGGCCAGTTTTTGACGAGGCGTGCCATGAAGCCGATTTTGCGATCCTACGAATTGCAGAATGATTTTTTGGCGGATGCGTCCCATGAGCTAAGAACGCCGATTAGCATTTTGAATTCTGGACTCGAGCTAATTGGGATGGAGGATGGCGACAAGCTTTCCGCATTCTCGCATGAGCTCTTGCGAGACTTGCAAAAAGAAGCGAAGAGCGCGGCAAAAATGGTGGGCGATCTGTTGCTGCTCGCGCGTACCGATTCCGGGGTGCAGGAAATTTCGATGGAAACCTTTGATTTTTCTGTAATGGCAGGACAAGTAATCCGTTCGATTCAAGGGTTCGCCGAATCACAGCAAGTCCGACTGAATTTGCACGGGCAGGACTCGATCATGCTGCATGCAGATCAGGAAAGGATCAAGCAGCTGCTATATATTTTGCTGGACAATGCGGTGAAATACACTCCAGAACAAGGAGAAATCACGCTCACCGTCAAGACAACGATGGTCGACTACAAGCCCAAGTTATGCATCATGGTGAAAGATACAGGGATCGGGATTGAGTCCGCCGATCTTTCGCAAATTTTTCACCGGTTTTATCGTGCAGATAAAAATCGGTCCCGACAATCAGGGGGGACAGGGTTGGGCCTTGCGATCGCCAAATGGATTATCGATGCTCACCGGGGGACCATACACGTCGAAAGCGTGCCTGGCGTTGGCAGCACCTTCACAGTTATTCTACCGATAAAGTAA
- a CDS encoding ABC transporter permease, translating to MLSGKFVRKAILTPLILSVFFGYVFSNNQIVKTPIAIIDEDNSLYSQQLINRVNASQYIDVKTILHQDVDPEVLLSNEKYIAVLYLPHGLEQNRYQGKQSNIGFLVDYSVPSATGNLRSAMTEIISIENSTAPTVGKLKALGLADDQISATISNLALQQRLLFNPTNDNLNFIGIGYITIISLGIIYGQTLTIVPRLRVEGRLADELKQPIGLLLRVVPYTIVYMIAMIFTLAALKQIGGMRFVASPLEYIVPLGLFCLVSAWLGMLIGWTAKHPLSAAGRAQILISPAFLLSGVLSPIILFPQPIQIMSNLIPATWYFKIFRGMGLRGGNMMYYWEELGVFLLMLAVIFVFLILLITRELKKRNQTKTEETSEEREPSENLSMREQVT from the coding sequence ATGCTAAGCGGCAAATTTGTTCGAAAAGCAATCCTTACCCCTCTAATTCTTTCGGTTTTCTTTGGGTATGTATTTAGCAACAATCAAATTGTCAAGACACCCATAGCGATCATAGACGAGGATAATAGTTTATACAGCCAACAACTGATTAACAGGGTAAACGCTTCCCAATATATTGATGTAAAGACAATTCTTCACCAGGATGTTGATCCTGAGGTGCTTCTCTCCAATGAAAAGTACATAGCGGTGCTCTATCTCCCGCACGGATTGGAGCAGAACCGTTACCAGGGCAAGCAGTCCAACATTGGCTTTCTGGTAGATTATTCGGTCCCATCTGCTACAGGAAATTTACGCTCGGCTATGACGGAAATCATCTCAATTGAGAATAGCACGGCTCCAACAGTAGGGAAATTGAAAGCGTTGGGATTGGCCGATGATCAGATCTCGGCTACGATTTCCAACCTTGCGCTTCAGCAGCGGCTCCTATTTAATCCGACGAACGATAATCTGAATTTTATAGGCATCGGTTATATCACCATTATTTCTTTAGGAATCATTTATGGACAAACCCTCACCATCGTTCCACGTTTACGGGTGGAAGGTAGGCTGGCAGATGAGTTGAAGCAGCCAATCGGTTTATTGTTGAGAGTTGTGCCTTACACGATCGTCTACATGATAGCCATGATTTTTACGTTAGCAGCGCTTAAACAAATCGGGGGCATGCGTTTTGTTGCAAGCCCATTGGAATATATAGTACCCCTTGGATTATTTTGTTTAGTGAGCGCATGGCTTGGAATGTTGATAGGCTGGACTGCCAAGCATCCGCTTAGTGCTGCTGGGAGGGCTCAGATACTGATCTCGCCTGCGTTCTTGTTATCTGGTGTGCTTTCCCCCATAATCCTCTTTCCACAGCCCATCCAAATCATGAGCAATCTGATCCCGGCAACATGGTACTTCAAAATCTTCCGTGGAATGGGTCTTCGTGGCGGAAACATGATGTACTATTGGGAAGAGCTTGGGGTGTTTCTTCTAATGTTAGCCGTTATTTTTGTTTTCTTGATCTTGCTAATTACGCGGGAGCTCAAGAAACGAAATCAGACCAAAACTGAAGAAACCTCAGAAGAAAGAGAGCCAAGTGAGAATCTCAGCATGAGAGAACAAGTCACCTGA
- the lpdA gene encoding dihydrolipoyl dehydrogenase gives MSELKRIDTLVIGSGPGGYAAAVRSAQFGMTTVVVERGQIGGVCTNIGCIPSKSLIAEAHRYNLHSQWNHAVASVSFEEAQAFKQAVVNKQSGGVHYLLRSAGVTILEGEASFIDQHTVVMKGPETEQLISFKYAILATGSRPIELQALPFGDRILSSTEALSLSQLPASLVVIGGGYIGVELGQMFAKFGTKVTILEGGEQVLPGFEADLTALVGRQLNTDGVTIITGAKAVKAEQDTEGLTLHYLKNDEEHLVRTEYALVTVGRKPNTDGSLGLNRIGLPTTSRGLLETDEQCRTAIPHIFAIGDIANGPGLAHKASYEAKVAAEAIAGEPSAVDYKAIPLVVFSEPELASVGLTETECKAKAVPVVVGKSSFSINGRALALKAAVGFVKVVADPVSGIVMGAQIVGAEASTLISELALAIEMGATVEDLAMTIHPHPTMGEVIMEAAGNAAKKHKKINKIQSRDNQDR, from the coding sequence ATGAGCGAGCTTAAACGGATAGACACTTTGGTCATTGGCTCAGGTCCTGGTGGTTATGCGGCTGCGGTGCGTTCGGCGCAGTTTGGAATGACGACGGTCGTTGTCGAACGCGGTCAAATTGGCGGAGTGTGCACGAATATAGGCTGTATTCCTTCCAAATCGTTGATAGCGGAAGCACACCGCTACAATTTGCACAGTCAATGGAATCATGCGGTCGCCTCGGTATCCTTTGAGGAGGCTCAAGCGTTCAAACAAGCGGTCGTAAACAAACAGTCCGGTGGAGTGCATTACTTGTTAAGAAGTGCTGGAGTAACGATTCTCGAGGGGGAGGCAAGCTTTATTGACCAGCATACAGTTGTGATGAAAGGACCGGAAACGGAACAATTGATTTCATTTAAATACGCAATATTGGCAACGGGTTCTCGTCCGATAGAGTTGCAGGCTTTGCCATTCGGCGATCGTATTTTGTCTTCCACAGAAGCGCTGTCGCTTTCTCAACTTCCTGCCAGTCTGGTCGTTATAGGCGGGGGATATATTGGCGTGGAGCTGGGACAAATGTTTGCCAAATTCGGCACCAAGGTGACGATTCTCGAGGGAGGAGAACAAGTGCTGCCCGGGTTTGAGGCGGACCTTACAGCTCTTGTAGGAAGGCAATTGAACACAGACGGCGTAACCATCATTACGGGGGCGAAAGCCGTTAAAGCTGAACAGGATACGGAAGGGCTTACCCTCCACTATTTAAAAAACGATGAAGAGCATCTTGTTCGCACTGAATATGCGTTAGTGACTGTCGGAAGAAAACCGAATACGGACGGGAGCTTGGGGCTGAACCGTATCGGATTGCCGACAACGAGCAGAGGATTGCTAGAAACAGACGAACAATGCAGAACGGCGATTCCGCATATTTTCGCAATAGGCGATATTGCAAACGGACCTGGACTTGCCCATAAGGCTTCTTATGAAGCCAAGGTTGCGGCGGAAGCCATTGCGGGCGAGCCTTCTGCCGTCGATTACAAAGCGATTCCGCTTGTCGTTTTTTCCGAGCCGGAGTTGGCGAGCGTCGGGTTAACCGAAACGGAGTGCAAGGCAAAAGCGGTTCCGGTTGTCGTTGGGAAATCTTCATTTTCGATAAACGGCAGAGCGTTGGCGCTGAAAGCGGCAGTAGGGTTTGTCAAAGTGGTAGCCGATCCGGTGTCAGGCATCGTCATGGGCGCGCAAATCGTTGGGGCAGAGGCGTCAACTCTCATTTCAGAGCTTGCATTGGCGATTGAGATGGGAGCAACCGTGGAGGATTTGGCGATGACTATCCATCCCCATCCCACCATGGGAGAAGTGATCATGGAGGCTGCCGGCAACGCAGCAAAAAAACACAAGAAAATAAACAAAATACAGTCTAGGGACAATCAAGATAGGTAG
- the nfsA gene encoding oxygen-insensitive NADPH nitroreductase, protein MNETIKTLLHHRSIRKFEDRPLTDQQIRTIIDCAQAASTSSYIQAYSIIGVKEKEKKRRLAELAGNQPYVETNGHLFIFCADLFRHELLAEMEGADITASLESAEKYMVAVIDAALAAQNAAIASESMGLGICYIGGLRNNVEEVAQVLSIPKRVIPLFAMTVGYPLHESSKKPRLPFEHVYHEEGYNEDKKELQAQLLEYNKTIQEYYLQRTGGERSDTWTGQMAAMLSKPTRMFMKEFVEKQGFQRR, encoded by the coding sequence ATGAATGAAACGATCAAGACGTTGTTACACCATCGCTCGATCCGAAAGTTCGAAGATCGCCCGCTCACTGACCAACAAATCCGTACGATTATAGATTGTGCACAGGCTGCCTCTACCTCGAGCTATATTCAGGCCTATTCAATCATTGGCGTGAAAGAGAAAGAAAAGAAGAGAAGACTTGCTGAACTAGCAGGGAATCAGCCATATGTGGAAACAAACGGACACCTTTTCATTTTTTGCGCGGATTTGTTTCGCCATGAGCTCCTAGCAGAAATGGAAGGAGCAGATATTACAGCTTCTCTTGAAAGTGCAGAGAAATATATGGTGGCTGTAATCGATGCGGCACTGGCAGCCCAAAATGCTGCAATTGCATCCGAGTCAATGGGACTTGGTATTTGTTATATTGGGGGCTTGCGTAATAATGTGGAAGAAGTGGCACAGGTGCTTTCGATCCCCAAGCGGGTCATTCCGCTGTTCGCTATGACTGTTGGTTATCCCTTGCATGAATCAAGTAAGAAACCGCGGCTCCCCTTTGAACATGTCTATCATGAAGAGGGATACAATGAAGATAAAAAGGAGCTACAGGCACAACTGTTAGAATACAACAAAACGATTCAAGAGTACTACTTGCAGCGGACTGGCGGAGAGAGAAGCGATACTTGGACAGGCCAAATGGCAGCAATGCTGTCCAAACCTACTAGAATGTTTATGAAGGAATTTGTGGAGAAACAAGGATTTCAAAGACGTTAA
- a CDS encoding DUF3658 domain-containing protein → MGKLISLPIYIVFPYLVMYFLLYLITRYGFVLITGEAIDQNKLFSGFILGSILTIVPYFILGWRNKNYGINEHNEIKGVPEHHFDTLILETVEKLHQEQGNKEFLLTARVIGEILKQMDELLLISS, encoded by the coding sequence ATGGGAAAGCTGATATCTCTTCCGATTTATATAGTCTTTCCATATTTAGTTATGTATTTCTTACTATATCTTATTACTAGGTACGGTTTTGTCTTAATAACTGGAGAAGCAATTGACCAAAACAAACTTTTCTCAGGTTTTATTCTTGGTTCAATTCTTACGATTGTGCCTTACTTCATTTTGGGCTGGAGAAATAAGAATTATGGAATTAACGAGCATAATGAAATAAAAGGAGTACCGGAACATCATTTTGATACACTAATTCTAGAAACAGTTGAAAAGTTACATCAAGAACAAGGAAACAAAGAGTTTTTGTTGACTGCAAGGGTGATTGGAGAAATATTGAAACAGATGGATGAGTTATTGCTGATTTCTTCTTAG
- a CDS encoding ArsB/NhaD family transporter has protein sequence MLKRLILLLVYNKVDKPQLGAFIIKDTVVVFSIGVYAVVYHLRNVGLTEMLGQLIQVFTEVVPEEH, from the coding sequence TTGCTAAAACGTTTAATACTACTTTTAGTTTACAACAAAGTGGATAAGCCCCAATTGGGAGCTTTTATTATCAAGGATACAGTAGTTGTCTTCTCTATCGGTGTGTATGCTGTTGTGTACCATCTGCGTAATGTTGGATTGACTGAAATGCTTGGACAATTAATTCAAGTTTTTACAGAGGTGGTTCCTGAAGAGCACTAA
- a CDS encoding COG4705 family protein — translation MTTAKNVLHSSISKIPQLTLLFWIMKIAATTLGETGSDLVTVPGAEDNYLIPFLFFIGVFVVFLTIQLLVKKYVAPVYWTVITSTSLAGTAFSDYMDRSLGLGYMKGSLLLISLLIIIFLFWYFTEPTLNVKSIATKRVEVLYWIAILISNTLGTAAGDFLSHQAEGVGKLAGGGSFLEQGLGLTIAQGAMITGGLILVVVLAYFLTKISRVLLFWLAFVLTRPFGATFGDYLIKPHEKGGLGLENGTEIASAILLAILVICILVEYATRKKISSNISPSVEH, via the coding sequence ATGACAACTGCTAAAAACGTGTTACATTCATCAATTAGTAAGATTCCTCAATTAACACTTCTGTTCTGGATTATGAAGATTGCTGCGACAACCTTGGGAGAAACGGGTAGTGATTTAGTTACGGTTCCTGGAGCAGAAGATAACTACTTGATCCCGTTTCTCTTTTTCATTGGTGTTTTTGTAGTCTTTTTAACCATACAATTGTTAGTCAAGAAATATGTTGCACCCGTTTATTGGACTGTAATAACATCCACAAGCTTAGCGGGCACGGCATTTTCCGATTATATGGATCGCTCATTAGGGTTAGGATATATGAAGGGTTCTTTACTACTAATCAGTTTGCTGATTATTATTTTTCTTTTTTGGTATTTCACAGAGCCAACACTAAATGTTAAGAGTATTGCAACCAAACGAGTTGAAGTGCTTTATTGGATTGCCATTTTAATTTCGAACACGTTAGGTACGGCAGCTGGAGATTTTTTATCGCACCAGGCTGAAGGAGTCGGTAAGTTGGCTGGCGGAGGAAGCTTCCTTGAGCAAGGGTTGGGGCTCACCATTGCTCAAGGTGCGATGATAACAGGAGGGCTAATTTTAGTCGTCGTACTCGCGTATTTTCTAACTAAAATTAGTCGAGTTCTTTTATTCTGGTTAGCATTTGTATTGACACGTCCTTTTGGAGCAACATTTGGAGACTACTTAATTAAACCCCATGAAAAAGGTGGGCTTGGATTAGAGAATGGGACAGAAATTGCATCTGCCATTTTATTGGCCATTCTTGTAATCTGCATTCTTGTTGAGTACGCAACACGTAAAAAAATATCTTCGAATATTTCGCCATCTGTTGAACATTAA
- a CDS encoding TetR/AcrR family transcriptional regulator, protein MPYPEGHKIKVRGRIIESAAKAFRTNGIRDISVPFIMKGVGLTHGGFYSHFDNKEQLVSETCQYAISDTISLLQKAAEKEEGKPKIDTVIDYYLSTYHRDQTEVGCILPALSSEISRSSEEVRQVFTRELQRMIDFISTLAQINKSTGSAVLSMMVGTLVLARSVNDSKLSDSLLETGKQQAKGIIKTNQ, encoded by the coding sequence ATGCCCTATCCTGAAGGCCATAAGATCAAAGTTCGGGGCCGTATCATCGAAAGTGCCGCCAAAGCGTTTCGTACAAATGGAATACGCGACATCAGCGTTCCGTTCATTATGAAAGGAGTCGGTCTGACCCATGGGGGATTCTATTCACACTTTGACAATAAAGAACAACTAGTCTCGGAAACGTGCCAATATGCCATAAGCGATACGATATCACTTTTGCAGAAAGCAGCTGAGAAGGAGGAGGGAAAACCTAAGATCGATACGGTTATCGATTATTATTTAAGCACATATCATCGTGATCAAACTGAGGTGGGTTGCATTCTCCCCGCTCTTTCCAGTGAGATATCCAGATCATCCGAAGAGGTGCGGCAAGTCTTCACCCGCGAACTGCAACGGATGATTGATTTTATTTCCACTCTGGCACAAATCAATAAATCCACTGGGAGTGCAGTTCTTAGCATGATGGTTGGAACGCTTGTGCTAGCTCGGTCGGTTAATGATTCTAAGCTTAGCGACAGCCTCCTGGAAACGGGCAAACAGCAGGCTAAAGGGATAATAAAGACCAATCAATAA